The stretch of DNA CATCTCAACAAAGTAAATGTTATTTGACAGCTAGGCCACCCCCAATGAACAGTAATTTGATGCCATATTGTAGCCTAGTTATTTTCAAGGCCAGACTATATGCCTaaacggtaggtagcctagcccTATGGGGCAAATGCTCATGTCTGACAACTTGAATGTGAGGTACCGCTTACCTAAAGTACTCTGCATAGGCTGCACTATTGTAACAGAACAAGATGGTTTCTCCCATGGACCCAATAATCCTAAAATTCGTACCAAATGAGACCATGGTACTGGGTATTACAAGGATAATTGAAATGACACCTACAGACAATATGCAGTAGGCATAGGCTATTTTAGTCTGTGTAATTACACTAATGGGACCACTTTGAACATTCTGGATCTGGCAGTGCATGACGCACTGACTCAATTCACACTCAAACGCACTGGAAAGAATGAAATGTGTAACATCAACTCTACTGACCCTGATTTGACCTCTACCTCAGGTGCCAGCTAAGGTAGTTCATCATCCTTAAAGTGAGAAAAGAAAACAGTGGATATctctgtgtatgtgagagagagaggggggggggggagagagagcgagggagagagagagagagagagagagagagagagagagagagagagagagagaggggggggggggggggggggtagtaggcGTTAGTATGGTTGGCTGACCGTATGTCTGCGGTTCTGTGGTGGAGGGGAGTGAGGATCTCCTGGTGTTGTTAAACCCCTAAGAAATGTTCTTTTTGGATTCTACTCTTTGCTTACATACCTTATGCACACCCACCCTCCCCCTCATTTCCAACTTTCTCATTCCCTTTCCTTTTCCATTATGTATTTCATAACCTTAACGGAACTTAAAACTAAATAACATGGCAGGACTATAGGCTACTACTGTGTCCCCCTCTCAAACCATGAGCAGTCCTCCAATGTACCCATCATGTTTGTGTAGTGCAAATGCAATGGTAGCCTACTCACTTGACAcacagactagacgtaacatagtaaacgaaaATCCAGGATGATCAAATTTGTCGGAATGGATGGGTGGATATATAATGCGAATGtctagtaacccaaaggttgcatgttcaaatctcatcacagacaactttagcattttagctgaTTAACAACGTTGTAACtacttattacattttttttcgcTATTTTGGAACTACTTGGCATGTTAGCTaagccttcccctaaccttaaccctttaacctaatcctaaccttaaccatttaacctaactcctaaccctaaccgtaacccctagCCTACTAACATTATTAACAACAAATTGGGATTCGTAACAAATAATATgtattgcaaattcgtaacatgtACGAATTGCAAATCAGAATATATCATACGAATTGTAGcctaatttgtaacatatcatattaaTTGTAATTTGAAActtcacaaattaatacataccataccaaacgtaacatatcatactaatctGAGCGTCCCAGGTTTGTGTTTACTGTGCCTTTTGATTTTGCCTTAGGTAACCTTCtattttatataaccataccaattgtaacatattataacatattataacatgtaacatactatgttatgtctagtctatgtgACCAGTCTAGATGTCTGAACCACTTTTAATTTTCCTCGGTGTCTGCTAACTGACTGGGTTCTCTGAAAGTCGCATTGCCATTGCTCGATTTACTAGGTATTGCTATGACTGACGTTTTCTGTAATATGTTCCCCTTTCTACTCCGCCTTCGCCTCTGTCCTGCCAAGTGGACTCGTCTCCCGCGGGACACACCTATATCATCACTGGGATTACACCGGCCGTGTGCCGCCTCCCCTTCCCCGCCACTACTCCTCTCATGCCCCGCTCTCACTCCCCGAATAGACTTTCCGTGATACTAGGAATTGCTGTTTTTCTGAACGACTTTACGTGACAAATTAACATAGATTGTCGGACAAAGAAAGGTGATATACAGAAGAAAGAAAATAAGACAATGGGAACTAATGGACAATGGCAATACAAGTGCAACTGAGTTCTGCGTGTAAAATAAGCCTATTTTACAATTCTCTCATAGAAGCATTGTAGGCATAGCTGTAGAATCATACTAAGTTTTTAAAAAAGGAGGCAAACCTGCGAAAAATCCTATTTCGCCAAACACCTGTCATGATTTCAGAGAATTGAACAAACTGGACATACCCAGCGCACATTCGCTCAAGTTTTGGCTACATAATACCATTTTTGCAGAGCAAACCCATTCCCCTCCGCCAGCATTCTAACCGATGTGCTCGGCATGCTCTGCTGATGCCCGCAGGAATTACCGCAGGAGTTGTTGCCGTCCCCCAAACCCTTCTCAAACGAACGGATTACAGACAGTACCAGCTAGAGATCCTCGGTAACGGTGCCTGACTTTTGCTGGCCGGGTAGCTGCGCGGGACGAGAGATGagttccctcctctctacactagtcATGTTGTAAGTTAAATGTGCAGTAACCCTTGATGCGCAACCTAAGGTTTTCTGGAGAGAAATGAAtggaggtattgtgtgtgtgtgtgtgtcagcgcaCATGTTTCTCTTCATGCATGCTCTGACCATCAGTCCAGCACAGCAGGTGTGGTGCTTCGTACACCGTCATATAGGGTAGGGTGCATGTTCTCCTTTACCCATTGTAATAATGAAAAACTATTTTCTGAACAGCTAACTGAAATAGAAATGCCATCTGTTTTTCCAATACCAAGTGGTGGTGGAATCTTGTATTTTGTTATCTGTACAATTCCTCTGAGGCTGTTCCACATGGTAGCATATTGCTcctctggccactcaaccatgtCCCATGACCCAGACACCTCTTTTCATTCTCCCCAGTCTGAAAGACCAGACATTTGTCACTGACAGAAGGTCTGCTAACAGGTTATGAATGAATGAGTGGATGTACAGTATGACTGTGCCTTATTGGTGTCTTTGATGGGTGTCTGTGTTTAACAGGATCATGTGATTTGTGAAGGGAATTATCAGCAATTAGCTCTTCCCCAAATTAGGGCATCAATCCACTTTAACCAAACCTAAAGCAATTCTGCCAGACTCGTTAAACAAATCTTACATTTACAATGACAAATGTACCTTTAAAGTGTCCCTGTCACCCCCTTGTATCTCTCAAACTTACTCTCCACTTGGTCCGATTTTTACAGAGGTTTCATCTGAGGTAACACAGAAGTAGAACAAAAGTAGCATTGGAGCCCAGACATCTGTGTGTGCTTTGGGCCAGCTGTAGGCTGCGTTCCAGGCATCCCTACATCTGGACAGCACAGGGGGTATGGGGTCCCCTAATGAGCACAAGGCCAGGGGGTACAGGAAGATATGAAAGAACACTCTCTACTGCTAACGTGTCTGCTAATGTTTCTCCTGCTCTTCTCCCTCTTTATTTAAGATGGAGGTCAGCCTTATTTGTGTGCCGTAATCTATGTATCTATGCATGTGCTGTGTGTGCTGTATTTATACAGGGAGGGATAAGAGATTGAAGTGCTTAGATGGATGGCTGGACGGATTAGTGAATATTGATATCCTATTAGCTCATCATAGATATGAGCTGAGCTCAGCAGCTGTCCCTAGAGAGAGACAGCATGGCCACTGTCTGTTGCCGTGATGGTTTTTTATCTAGAAATGACCTTTTTTGGAGGCATAGAGACAGGTTTAAAATTGGTGGTGGAGACAGAAAAGAGGCAGGAGTGTGGCAGACAGACTGCTTTTGTATTATTTTGGGATGCAAAAATACCACATGTAATCTCAATGCAGATCCATTCTCCCCTTCTCTCAGATCTGTCCAGGCTTTACTGGTGGTCTGCAGCCCCCTGCAGGTAAATGTGTGTATACAATTGTATCCATTATGTTTTTTAATATTCCATTCTGAATAAAGTCTCTCATTCTAACCACATGCCTGTCTGTTTTGTGGTGGCACAGGTCTTAGCGCATGACCATGTTAATTTCAGCGTATACGTGGAGAATCAGACACGGGGTCGAGACGCCATGAGTCGCCGGCAGCACAGAGTGTACCAGCTGTACAGCAGGACAAGTGGCAAACACGTGCAGGTGATGGGGAGGAGAATCAGTGCCAAGGGAGACGATGGGGATAAATATGGTAAGATATAGTACTACTACTTCCTACAATATACAGAACAGTCCAATACAAATCAGAATCAACAAGCAATCATTTCCTCTATGTTATCACACCTATAGTACATGGCCCTCAAAATCATGAAGTAGCAACCGGACAGACGAGCCtatgacacacagagagaaatagaaagatgGCGCAGCGGTTCTGTGTGGTAGACTCAGTCCCGATATCGATAAGGTCATCGGTTTCCCATTTACCCCGCTATGTTGCTTTGTtgtagggggatggaggggggttTGGGTAGTGAGAGGGAGACTAATGTTATTGATTTGGTTTGACCTCTGTATTGTGGCTACATCTATGAACTAATTGCATGTAACAATCCCCCCATCCCGTCCTATGTGCTCAATATCTATGCCCTTTCCCACATGacaaaatactacagtttactatataaTACTACATTACTTTATGTATAATTCAATAGTaagctgtactatactgtagaatcctatactccacactgtagtatccctcgatcatgtgtagtacttactatggAATGtcatagtatactgtagaatactatatttCACACTGTAATATCCCTCAATCACATATAGTACTTACCATATAATGTTGTAGTAttctatactacacactgtagtagcCCTCGATTATGTAGTGCTTACTATATAATTCTGTAGTATAATGTCAAATACTATAGTACACACTGAAGTGTCCCCCAATCATGTGTGGGTCATAGAAAGTAGTAGAAATTATGCACCAATATTTAATTTGaaaaagcctgttatattcaatgaagtgcactttaatatagaccaaatagagaataaagtACATCTTTAATATGAACAAAGGCTTTCTAAAGTGCCAAAATCCAGTATTTTGACACGTCCCTTCATCAACCCTGTGTCACTTCTAGGATTTCAACCGACTTAATCCCGAAAATGTATCCACGTTTCACCATCATTCTAAATGCCTAGTTATTTTtctgctttgacaaagtcatttctgaagattattatttatattCATAATATTAGTGACGCATTTACATCTGTCCCTCATGTTAAGGCCAACCCTGTTATGCAAACAATTTACCCCTTTAAAATAATGGACCATTCCACCAAGTAAAATTATTCACAGCAGGTGACATCATTTGGGTCTTCTGAACAGCATGGTGGAAAAGGAAGgaagtcttctctctctttttggtCTATTTATAATTGTTTTATCATCTTTGTCTGAGATGGTCGAGcttaacacatcaaccctgtaaGCTCAATTCACGTTAGGGAAACTTGAATTTGATGTATCTTTCATCATGCTCTTCACCACATGGGGAGTAATGGCCAATCTTCACCTAAAACCTGTTATCGTCAACCCTGTTAGAGGCCCGACGGTAACTTTATCAGGTTGATATTATATGTGAATTCATTTGTACAAGGGATACTAGATCAATGAGAAATTGTTAGATTTATCTCAAAGATGAGTTTAATAAATAATAGTTAGGCAGTTACATAAGTgtctgtaacagggttgacagtgtGGTTCAAGTGCAGATAAAATGCTCTTAGTTCATAGGATTTTAATGCCTGAGATGGGGAAAAAGTATTTTTCCATAggctaaaatatatttaatttctTAAAAGTTTGCATGTATCCAAAAGACACCCATTTTGTGGAACTTAGTAATACTTAGTATAGAattgtgtagtatactgtagaatactattgTAAATACTGCAGTATTATCCCCAAAAAACaatgtagtaaatactacagtaatgtccacaaaaacactagtGTCTGCAAAAATACTGCAGTTTTTTAACAATAGAAGTACTACAGTATTTCATTTGCATATACCCGACCCATTCCCCTCCCACATATTCCAATTTGTGCCACTCACAAGTGAGccacctacatgccaagtatagaccatatattgtgttccctacaggttatagaaaagtgcagaagctctgaactatccattcataCTCCAGTCTTACCGACAGTGTGTGACTATTTTAGTATTTATCCAGCAagtttcctcaaggagaaagtCCCCACTTCTGAGTCAAagacaacacaacaaacacactaTAATGTgcatactacagtaaatactacagtaatgtctacaaaaacactacattaaagtccacaaaaacacttcagtgaatactacagtacataaatatagtaatactacagtattcatACCATACTATAGCATTTTGTCATGTGGGCTCTTACAATCTGTATTTTTGTGCCTCTGTCTCTTTCCAAGCCCAGCTTGTTGTGGAGGCTGATACTTTTGGAAGTCAGGTGAGAATCCGTGGTAAAGAGACCAACTTCTACCTGTGCATGAACCATCGAGGCAAGCTTGTGGGGAAGGTGAGACAAACACAATTCTAATTCTGACTCTTGCTGCACGTTCCTTTTAATGTATACATTTAAACAACCTGGAGTTATTCACTTTGCATCTCATATTGACACtaccagtgcttgacttgggcaggagcttgCTGGAGCGGAGTACCGGCCCCTCAACAtgtctactgcttgagctcctgttccttttatagaatattagctcaaatgtATTGTTGAACCCCTGCACCTAAATATAGTTTTGGCAGccaaaatgagtaccggcacatatttcagtccaagtcagaCACTGGAAATTatcatatatgtgtgtgtattccaGAAGGCTAGTAATCGCAGTGCAGACTGTGTCTTCGTTGAGATGGTGTTGGAGAACCACTATACAGCTCTGATGTCAGCACGCTATACGGGCTGGTACGTGGGCTTCACCAAGAGGGGGCGCCCCAGGAGAGGCCCTCAGACACTGCCCAACCAGCAGGACGTTCACTTCATGAAGCGCCTGCCCCCCGGGGAGCAGCCCGACCTGCAGCCCTTCCGCTTCACCACGGTCAGCAAGAGAAGCAAGAAAGTGAGAGGGACCCGACCCACAGCCACTACAGCACCTACATAGTCAATGCCACACAACATACCCAAATGACTCGACAACTGTCCTCCCCTGTGTGAATTGAATGTAAGGAGTTTGCTGGGCTGAACCCAGGTAAAGACCTAACTAAGTGGTGCATGGTACAATATGTGCATCTAAAGACTTGGGAGCTAAACAATCTGACCACATCAGGGAAGATGTTGTCCTTGCCCTTTTCCTCCCCATTCCAGAGACAGTGTTGTCTCAAAGACTGTTGAATTACAATGTACAGTGCCAACCATTCTAGTTAGGCCACAGAAGACAGCTATACTCAGTGTTTGTTTCCAGAGGCACTAAAGTTGAGCTACCAAAGACGACTGAACCATAGCGTTCAATACCGAATATCCGTGTTTTCAACATCCCAAAGACAACTGGTCAACTGTTCAGTACCAAACACCCGAACCACCAAAGGCGACTGTAGCTAGTACCCAACACAGAGGGACAGTCAAGGTTTCTCAATGCATTATTTGTATGTTTTGTCTTCATATGACTTAGGAGCTACTGTTCCTGCCTTTTCACTCAATACAGAAAGCTGCTGTAACATAGTAAGTACACTATCTTCAGTCTTGTCTCGTATGGAAATATTTAAGGAGAATTGTTGAAACTATATGCATTTTATTACCATTGTTATtattacaattatttatttaacttgatGGTATGATAGCTGTTTTAGACCAATGGTATTGCCAAATAGAATACAAACATATGGTACTAAATGTTACCGGTTTGCGATAGTGTGATACTCATTATCAATATGCTAATCCACAATTGTTTTTCTCTAAAAGAAATGTAAATACTCCGTGTTTGTGGACCATACAGGAAAAGACTCGTAACCTAACCTTGACATTGTAGGCACCAGACTCTGGGTCATTGAGGTTCCATAAAAAAAAAGTACAAGTGTCACTGGAAATGGGAGCATCTGCACAGCACACAGAATATGTGCCAAACCACAGTCCACTGATTTATCCCTTGGAAAACAAGCTGAGCCTATAGTGACCTTCTCGATGGAATGCAGCTGCCAATACATAGAATCAATTCTGATCAGGTTAATACACGAGTTGAAAACTGAATGGGAAAATGAGCTAAAAAACATGCAGGGAATACCTACACGAACATATCTGAATGTATCTAGTGAGGAGTACAGCCCTTTCATAACTGGATCAAGGCCTCAACAGCCACACTCATAACCATGTCATTTCCTGCAGCTGGGATGTCTTTCCCAGGCAGGCAGCCTGCACAGCTCAGACATGTGGGCACTAGTACGGAGGAGGGCGGGGCAGGAGGTAGTTTCTCACTGCCCAACACCATGAAACATTTTCTTGAGAGAATGTGTGAGGCAGAGAATGGGCTGGACGTGTGTGTGGAGGAATGTGGGTTCCAGTGCATTACTGCATTCCTGATCACCCTTTCTGGGTACCAGCATTCCGTCTGCAGACTAACTTTGATCCTCCCCtcgatacactacacacacacacacactttccaaaCACCAATTCAGAGTTAATAATATATCCTAAATTCTctagtttcttgccaatttccaGAGCCACACTCATTAAACCAAAAAATGtgaaacacacaacacatcctGCTGGTCATTTTCAGACCAGGCCTCCCTCTCTATATCAAGATTAAATTTAATAGACGAGCAATGGGAGGTTCACTTCAAATGAGTGGTGGTTtggtctgtacatacagtaccgaTGGCATAGATGCATGATACTGAACAAGTACATTACTCACACTCTGGTTTACACTCCTTCACATTCAAGTACTTTATTCTTattaatgttttgtttttttcctttAAAAAAATCTTTTCATAATATACAACACCATTTTAGACAAGACAATTCTGTTTACAACTAATTTCAGCTCAGTAAGGGGTCATTCAGAACCTAGACAGGCAGCAAGAgggggacagaacaggacagagggagagtaaGTAAAAGACGAACGCAGGGTAGAGAACTAAGGATGAGAGGGGGTGAATTTGAGAGGGGTTTGGAGAGAAGAAAAATTCTTAGTACACTAACAAACTAAATGAATTGGgtcaaaaataatacaaaatatatagaaaaacataAATAGGTCACTAGCACACTGTTGTCCCATCACTTATCCATGCAGTACTGTCttcagggggaaaaaaacatcagCTCTcttccacatttttttttttaccaaacaaaatgagaaaacaacaaGATAGATATGTCCTTGGTGCCCAAAGGGGCGGGCTTGAGGCATCTGTCACTCAGTCTGGATGAAGAGCCCCGTTGAGTTGAGCCCCGGCCCtgcctccttccttcctttcctccccagGGCATCTTTAACAGGCCGTTTCCAACCCTCTTTCTCCATTCCTCCAGCCATTCAGTTCAGATTCCTTCATGTCCATGTCTGTTACTCGGTCTTGGGTGACCAGAGTAAGGGGAGTTGGGCCTTAGAGTGTGACCTAGTAGACTCCGctttgtgtgcatgtttgtgtgcgaTTTGGTtggggtgggtgggggtgtaAGGGGCAATGTGTTTGAGCACCGAAGGCCCGATGAGGGCGGGACGACCCCTCCACACGAAcaccaggaggaggacagagatgaTGCAGCGAGGATGATGGAGTGGGAAGTGACCTCTGACCCTGGCACATTGACTTGGCCATTAGGACTGTCCCCGCACACACATCACATTCCACCGGGCCTGccatgcagagagaaagacacactcAGCACACTATGCAAGTAATCCTGTAGATGTGTTCAATTTAGGTCAGGAGTCCCACCTCCAAGCAAAGAATGAAGTTAGAGTTGTAAATGAGCTGCAgtgcttaccccccccccccccgcctttgGTAGAGTTCAAAGAAAAAGGGTGGGAGGCTTAAAGATTGAGTCAGcaatgcagaaagtaaacagcaatTTCAGGTCAACTGAAGCCCACCCATATGCACAGTGTGCAGCGTCTTGCATCGCAATCCTGCTTCCACTATTGATCCTGTACGGGTGTCACTTCATTTATTTGCCTGtaggaaaaagtgtgtgtgtgtgggggggggggggggctgatgaatcaaatatttgtttttgtatGAATCTGGCCTGCAAAATATAGAAGGACGTGTGCTTGCTTACTTATCTTAACTACCGAAAAGCCACACAATTTGAATCAGAGCATCTTGTTCATTAAAAATATCACTTTAGTTTGTTGTATTCATTCCTATTGTGTGTCAGTTCTGGTGAGTGTATGCAGGCGCATACTCCTGACAGTGTGTGAGAGTCGTGTGTACCTGCTATCTGGAGATGTATGTATACGTGCGAGAGGGCGACCTGCCCTCAGTCTGTCCATTGGTCGACACGTTCAGGAAGTCCCAGATGAGGATAGTGTCGTCATGGGAACTGCTGATGATCTGGAATTCATCAAACTGTAGCCGGAATACACGCCCAGAGTGCTCCTGAAAGACCGTCAAATTCATCAGTATCCTCACACAATAACCATCATCTCCACTATCATGCTCTAGATCCAAGCTAAACTCACCACCAGTGTGCGCAGACAGAGGGTGCTGGCAGGGGCACGAGGGTCCAGAGCAGCTTGTAAGTCCCATACTTTGATTTTACTACAAAGGAACAGCACAGGCCCTCTTAACATCATAATGTAAACAACACAATAGTATTCAAGTCTTGTCAGTGGATACGCTGGAGGACCTCATAAAAGTTTTGACTAGCAGCCTAACAAATTCACTCTGATTAACAGGCCGAGGCCAGGATTGGGGGGGAATCAGGAGTCTGAGATCAGCAGTGAGAG from Oncorhynchus kisutch isolate 150728-3 linkage group LG28, Okis_V2, whole genome shotgun sequence encodes:
- the LOC109873299 gene encoding fibroblast growth factor 18-like encodes the protein MGSPNEHKARGSVQALLVVCSPLQVLAHDHVNFSVYVENQTRGRDAMSRRQHRVYQLYSRTSGKHVQVMGRRISAKGDDGDKYAQLVVEADTFGSQVRIRGKETNFYLCMNHRGKLVGKKASNRSADCVFVEMVLENHYTALMSARYTGWYVGFTKRGRPRRGPQTLPNQQDVHFMKRLPPGEQPDLQPFRFTTVSKRSKKVRGTRPTATTAPT